One Microbacterium sp. zg-B96 genomic region harbors:
- a CDS encoding glycosyl hydrolase family 65 protein encodes MIDRDRFPVDPWRLVEKNFSLEDVGVTETLFAVGNGYLGMRGNQPEGLHGHEHGTFINGFHETFPIRHAEQAYGFAEVGQTIINAPDAKVMRIYVEDEPLSLDIADVREYERVLDMRDGVLRRHVLWVTPSGKEVQIDFERMVSFEEKHLSVMSITVTVLNADAPVTINCQLVNRQDGEDVYGGTAVTPRRAGFDPRKADRMQERVLQPQDYWQDGARTALSYRVTASGMTLAVAADHIIETENEYDVRGLIEPDIAKNLYRVQAKAGVPTTVTKIVTYHTSRGVPARELVDRCRRTLDRAQSVGVPALFEQQRQWCADFWERSDVKIAGHDDLQQAARWCLFQLAQAAARADGMGVPAKGVTGSGYSGHYFWDTEIYVLPFLAYTTPRWARNALRMRYLMLPAGRKRAAQLNEAGALFPWRTINGEEASAYYAAGTAQYHINADVCFALAKYVRATGDLDFLYTDGVDIAVETARLWATLGFWRTSDGIHDDDDDADGDTFHIHGVTGPDEYTTVVNDNLFTNVMARFNLRFAARTIRDMQQDAPDAYQLAADRLGLEPGEAESWDRAADAMHIPFSEALGIHPQDHVFLEKEVWDLEKTPADRRPLLLHFHPLVIYRYQVLKQADVVLALFLQGNHFTDEEKLADFNYYDPLTTGDSTLSAVVQSILAAEVGYQELALEYFLESIYVDLGDLHHNASDGVHVASAGGVWTALVSGFGGMRDHFGDLSFDPRLPADWPSLSYSLLWHGTRLDVEITADAITLSAGPGGPIVLSVRGAGHVIAGGETLVVPLQGQGPNIPGRPSLRQIEDARRDDGTFLSASIPTLTSSIPVISDEELLSGDDANVRADT; translated from the coding sequence ATGATCGACCGCGATCGCTTCCCCGTCGACCCCTGGCGTCTCGTCGAGAAGAACTTCTCGCTCGAGGACGTCGGTGTGACCGAGACCCTGTTCGCCGTCGGCAACGGGTACCTCGGCATGCGCGGCAACCAGCCCGAGGGGCTGCACGGTCATGAGCACGGCACGTTCATCAACGGGTTCCATGAGACCTTCCCGATCCGTCACGCCGAGCAGGCGTACGGGTTCGCCGAGGTCGGGCAGACCATCATCAACGCCCCCGACGCGAAGGTCATGCGCATCTACGTCGAGGACGAGCCGCTGTCGTTGGACATCGCCGACGTCCGCGAGTACGAGCGGGTGCTCGACATGCGCGACGGGGTGCTGCGCCGCCACGTGCTGTGGGTGACTCCCAGCGGCAAGGAGGTGCAGATCGACTTCGAGCGGATGGTGTCGTTCGAGGAGAAGCACCTTTCGGTGATGTCCATCACCGTCACCGTGCTCAACGCCGACGCCCCCGTCACGATCAACTGCCAGCTGGTCAACCGCCAGGACGGCGAGGACGTCTACGGCGGCACCGCCGTCACGCCGCGCCGCGCCGGCTTCGACCCACGCAAGGCCGATCGGATGCAGGAGCGGGTGCTGCAGCCGCAGGACTACTGGCAGGACGGCGCGCGCACCGCGCTGTCGTACCGCGTGACGGCGTCGGGGATGACCCTCGCCGTCGCCGCCGACCACATCATCGAGACCGAGAACGAGTACGACGTACGGGGCCTCATCGAGCCCGACATCGCCAAGAACCTGTACCGCGTGCAGGCCAAGGCGGGCGTGCCCACCACGGTGACCAAGATCGTGACCTACCACACGTCCCGCGGCGTGCCGGCGCGGGAACTCGTCGACCGGTGCCGTCGCACCCTGGATCGCGCGCAGAGCGTGGGCGTGCCCGCCTTGTTCGAGCAGCAGCGCCAGTGGTGCGCCGACTTCTGGGAGCGCTCGGACGTCAAGATCGCCGGTCACGACGACCTGCAGCAGGCGGCCCGCTGGTGCCTGTTCCAGCTGGCGCAGGCCGCGGCCCGCGCCGACGGCATGGGCGTGCCGGCCAAGGGCGTCACGGGGTCGGGCTACAGCGGCCACTACTTCTGGGACACCGAGATCTATGTGCTCCCGTTCCTGGCGTATACGACCCCGCGGTGGGCGCGCAACGCCCTGCGCATGCGGTACCTCATGCTGCCGGCCGGCCGCAAACGCGCCGCCCAGCTGAACGAGGCCGGCGCGCTGTTCCCGTGGCGCACGATCAACGGCGAGGAGGCGTCGGCGTACTACGCCGCCGGCACCGCGCAGTACCACATCAACGCCGACGTGTGTTTTGCGCTGGCCAAGTACGTGCGCGCCACCGGCGACCTCGACTTCCTCTACACCGACGGCGTGGACATCGCGGTGGAGACGGCGCGCCTGTGGGCGACGCTGGGCTTCTGGCGCACGAGCGACGGCATCCATGACGACGACGATGACGCCGACGGCGACACGTTCCACATCCACGGCGTCACCGGGCCCGACGAGTACACCACCGTCGTCAACGACAACCTGTTCACCAACGTCATGGCCCGCTTCAACCTGCGCTTCGCGGCGCGGACGATCCGCGACATGCAGCAGGACGCGCCCGACGCGTACCAGCTGGCGGCGGACCGGCTGGGACTGGAACCGGGTGAGGCGGAGTCGTGGGATCGCGCGGCCGATGCCATGCACATCCCGTTCAGCGAGGCGCTCGGCATCCACCCGCAGGACCACGTGTTCCTGGAGAAGGAAGTCTGGGACCTGGAGAAGACTCCGGCGGACCGCCGGCCGCTGCTGCTGCACTTCCATCCGCTGGTGATCTACCGCTACCAGGTGCTCAAGCAGGCCGACGTCGTGCTGGCCCTGTTCCTGCAGGGCAACCACTTCACCGACGAGGAGAAACTCGCCGACTTCAACTACTACGACCCGCTGACGACGGGGGATTCCACCCTGTCGGCGGTCGTGCAGTCGATCCTGGCGGCGGAAGTGGGCTATCAGGAACTCGCGCTGGAGTACTTCCTGGAGTCGATCTACGTCGACCTCGGCGACCTGCACCACAACGCCTCCGACGGCGTGCACGTGGCATCGGCCGGCGGGGTGTGGACGGCGCTGGTGTCGGGATTCGGCGGCATGCGCGATCACTTCGGCGACCTGTCGTTCGACCCGCGCCTGCCGGCCGACTGGCCGTCGCTGTCCTACTCGCTGCTGTGGCACGGCACGCGGCTGGACGTGGAGATCACCGCAGACGCGATCACGCTGAGCGCCGGCCCCGGTGGACCGATCGTGCTGTCGGTGCGGGGTGCGGGCCACGTGATCGCCGGCGGCGAGACGCTCGTGGTGCCGCTGCAGGGGCAGGGGCCGAACATCCCCGGCCGCCCGTCGCTGCGCCAGATCGAGGATGCCCGTCGCGACGACGGCACCTTCCTGTCGGCGTCGATCCCCACCCTCACCAGCTCCATCCCCGTCATCTCCGACGAGGAACTGCTGTCCGGCGACGACGCGAACGTCCGGGCCGACACGTAA
- a CDS encoding beta-phosphoglucomutase family hydrolase encodes MSTRTLPELTSYDAVLFDLDGVLTPTAEVHMHAWQAMFTELFTAWGITPPYTERDYFQSLDGKKRYDGVASLLRSRDVEVPWGDPSDPPTADTVCGIGNRKNIVFERVLREEGIAPYPGSLRLLDKLQAAGMPVAVVSSSKNAREVLTVAGLIDRFPVIMDGLVAEREHIPSKPAPEMFLVAAQMLGVDPARSAAIEDAHSGVQSAAAGGFALVVGVDRGVGAQVLLDAGAHVVVDDLDAFLD; translated from the coding sequence GTGTCCACACGCACTCTTCCCGAGTTGACCTCCTACGACGCCGTTCTTTTCGACCTGGACGGGGTGCTGACTCCGACCGCCGAAGTGCACATGCACGCCTGGCAGGCGATGTTCACGGAACTGTTCACGGCGTGGGGCATCACTCCGCCGTACACCGAGCGTGACTACTTCCAGAGCCTGGACGGCAAGAAGCGCTACGACGGCGTCGCGAGCCTGCTGCGCAGCCGCGACGTGGAAGTCCCCTGGGGCGACCCGTCGGACCCGCCGACCGCCGACACGGTGTGCGGCATCGGCAACCGCAAGAACATCGTGTTCGAGCGGGTGCTGCGCGAGGAGGGCATTGCGCCGTACCCGGGGTCGCTGCGACTGCTGGACAAGCTGCAGGCGGCAGGGATGCCGGTGGCGGTCGTGTCGAGTTCGAAGAACGCCCGCGAAGTGCTCACCGTCGCCGGGCTCATCGACCGGTTCCCGGTGATCATGGACGGCCTCGTGGCCGAGCGCGAGCACATCCCCAGCAAACCCGCACCCGAGATGTTCCTCGTCGCCGCGCAGATGCTGGGCGTGGACCCCGCCCGCAGCGCCGCGATCGAAGACGCCCACAGCGGCGTGCAGTCCGCCGCTGCCGGTGGCTTCGCCCTCGTCGTGGGGGTCGACCGCGGCGTGGGGGCGCAGGTGCTCCTCGACGCCGGTGCCCACGTGGTCGTCGACGACCTCGACGCCTTCCTCGACTGA
- a CDS encoding acetate kinase, with protein MSVVLVVNSGSSSFKYQLVEPEDGRVLASGLVERIGESIGAAKHKVTMGLPSGGGTEAVTATAATYTRELPIPDHTTGFGVMLAAFAEWGPSLTENPPVAVGHRVVHGGARFFEPTLVSNLVEINIDELSVLAPLHNPGALQGIRAAKAAFPELAHVAVFDTAFHQTLPPAAYTYAIDKDLAEAHRIRRYGFHGTSHKYVSRTAAEFLGRPLEELKQVVFHLGNGASATAVDGGKSVDTSMGLTPLQGLVMGTRSGDIDPAVLFHLARRARMTIDDLDDMLNKTSGVLGLAGVTDMRDLEERVGAGDEDATLAMDVYLHRLRAYAGSYMAQLGGVDVIVFTAGVGENSPIVRAGAVSTLGFAGVKLDPERNEARGRGIRVISADDSAVTVLVVPTNEELEIARQALEVVAGL; from the coding sequence ATGAGCGTCGTGCTCGTCGTCAACAGCGGATCATCGTCGTTCAAATACCAGCTGGTCGAACCGGAGGACGGGCGCGTCCTCGCCTCGGGTCTGGTCGAGCGCATCGGCGAGTCGATCGGCGCCGCCAAGCACAAGGTCACCATGGGCCTGCCTTCGGGCGGGGGCACCGAGGCAGTGACGGCGACGGCTGCCACGTACACCCGTGAGTTGCCGATCCCCGACCACACCACCGGCTTCGGCGTGATGCTCGCCGCGTTCGCCGAGTGGGGGCCGTCGCTGACGGAGAACCCGCCGGTCGCCGTCGGTCACCGCGTCGTGCACGGCGGGGCGCGCTTCTTCGAGCCGACGCTGGTGTCCAACCTCGTGGAGATCAACATCGACGAGTTGTCGGTGCTCGCGCCGCTGCACAACCCCGGTGCGTTGCAGGGCATCCGTGCCGCCAAGGCCGCGTTCCCCGAGCTCGCGCACGTCGCCGTCTTCGACACCGCGTTCCACCAGACGCTGCCGCCGGCCGCCTACACCTACGCGATCGACAAGGACCTGGCCGAGGCGCACCGTATCCGCCGCTACGGGTTCCACGGCACGTCCCACAAATACGTCAGCCGCACCGCAGCGGAGTTCCTCGGCCGACCGCTGGAGGAACTCAAGCAGGTCGTGTTCCACCTCGGCAACGGCGCGTCGGCGACCGCCGTCGACGGCGGCAAGTCGGTCGACACCTCGATGGGCCTCACGCCGCTGCAGGGCCTGGTCATGGGCACCCGCTCGGGCGACATCGACCCGGCGGTGCTGTTCCACCTCGCCCGCCGCGCCAGGATGACCATCGACGACCTCGACGACATGCTCAACAAGACCAGCGGCGTGCTGGGGCTGGCCGGGGTCACCGACATGCGCGACCTGGAAGAACGGGTCGGAGCCGGTGACGAGGATGCCACGCTCGCGATGGACGTGTACCTGCACCGGCTGCGCGCCTACGCGGGCTCCTACATGGCCCAGCTGGGCGGGGTCGACGTGATCGTGTTCACCGCCGGCGTGGGCGAGAACTCCCCGATCGTGCGTGCCGGGGCCGTCTCGACGCTCGGTTTCGCCGGTGTGAAGCTGGACCCGGAGCGCAACGAGGCACGAGGTCGCGGCATCCGCGTCATCTCCGCCGACGACTCCGCGGTCACGGTGCTCGTCGTCCCCACCAACGAAGAGCTCGAGATCGCCCGCCAGGCGCTCGAGGTCGTCGCCGGGCTGTGA
- the pta gene encoding phosphate acetyltransferase codes for MAQSIYITSVEGHSGKSTIALGVLDALSRATPRVGVFRAIARSTDRRDYVLEMLLDHDGVDLEYDECIGVTYDDVRADPEGSLATIVERFKAVERQCDAVVVVGSDYTDVGSPAELAYNARIAANLGVPVLLVVGGRDLQGQSEQLGTTIARTPEEMGQITSLGLAELAHGRADLFAVVANRADADRLGETVDALTAAVAAALPGRDIPVRAIPEDLYLVAPSVRDILHALEGTLVKGDPEMLTHEVVNIVVAGMSMVNVLPRLTESAVVVIPADRTEVLLATLLAHTSGTFPSVAAVVLNGPFPLPETIDSLIDGLGSTLPIIATDLGTYDTAVRVMGARGRLAADSPRRYDTALALFEKHVDTEDLTQALGVAKTTVVTPLMFEYGLMERARSARRRIVLPEGDDDRVLRAAATVLTRGIADVTILGKETDVRGRARDLGIDLTGADIISPFDGEYVDKFAQEYTRLRAHKGMTYERAADTVTDVSYFGTMMVHLGLADGMVSGASHTTAHTIRPAFEIIKTKPGVSVVSSVFLMALADRVLVYGDCAVIPDPTSEQLADIAVSSAATASQFGIEPRVAMLSYSTGESGTGADVEKVRAATVLVRERAPQLPVEGPIQYDAATDAAVASKKMPGSSVAGRATVFVFPDLNTGNNTYKAVQRSAGAIAIGPVLQGLNKPINDLSRGALVDDIINTIAITAIQAQGEATA; via the coding sequence GTGGCGCAGAGCATATACATCACCTCGGTCGAAGGTCATTCCGGCAAGTCCACCATCGCGCTCGGGGTGCTGGACGCCCTGAGCCGGGCGACCCCCCGGGTGGGGGTGTTCCGCGCGATCGCACGGTCGACGGACCGGCGCGACTACGTGCTGGAGATGCTGCTCGACCACGACGGGGTGGACCTCGAGTACGACGAGTGCATCGGCGTCACCTACGACGACGTCCGCGCCGACCCGGAGGGGTCGCTGGCGACGATCGTCGAGCGGTTCAAGGCCGTCGAGCGGCAGTGCGACGCGGTCGTGGTGGTCGGCAGCGACTACACCGACGTCGGCAGCCCGGCCGAACTGGCCTACAACGCGCGCATCGCCGCGAACCTCGGCGTCCCGGTGCTGCTGGTCGTCGGTGGGCGTGACCTCCAAGGTCAGAGCGAGCAGCTGGGCACCACCATCGCCCGCACCCCCGAGGAGATGGGGCAGATCACCTCGCTCGGCCTCGCCGAACTTGCCCACGGGCGCGCCGACCTGTTCGCCGTCGTCGCCAACCGTGCCGACGCCGATCGCCTCGGCGAGACCGTCGACGCCCTCACCGCCGCCGTCGCCGCAGCGCTCCCCGGCCGCGATATCCCGGTGCGGGCGATCCCGGAAGATCTGTACCTCGTCGCCCCGTCGGTGCGCGACATCCTGCACGCGCTCGAGGGCACGCTGGTCAAGGGCGACCCCGAGATGCTGACCCACGAGGTGGTGAACATCGTCGTGGCGGGCATGTCGATGGTCAACGTGCTGCCGCGGCTGACCGAGTCGGCCGTCGTGGTGATCCCCGCCGACCGTACCGAGGTGTTACTGGCGACGCTGCTGGCTCACACATCGGGTACCTTCCCGTCGGTGGCCGCGGTCGTGCTCAACGGCCCGTTCCCGCTGCCGGAGACGATCGACAGCCTGATCGACGGGTTGGGGTCGACGCTGCCGATCATCGCGACCGACCTCGGCACCTACGACACCGCGGTGCGCGTCATGGGCGCCCGCGGGCGCCTCGCCGCCGACTCGCCGCGCCGGTACGACACCGCGCTTGCCCTGTTCGAGAAGCACGTCGACACCGAAGATCTCACCCAGGCACTCGGGGTGGCCAAGACCACCGTCGTCACGCCGCTGATGTTCGAATACGGCCTGATGGAGCGTGCCCGCAGCGCCCGTCGCCGCATCGTGCTGCCCGAGGGCGACGACGACCGCGTGCTGCGCGCCGCGGCCACCGTGCTCACCCGCGGCATCGCCGACGTCACGATCCTCGGCAAGGAGACCGATGTGCGGGGCCGCGCCCGGGACCTGGGTATCGACCTGACCGGCGCCGACATCATCAGCCCGTTCGACGGCGAGTACGTGGACAAGTTCGCGCAGGAGTACACCCGACTGCGCGCGCACAAGGGCATGACCTACGAGCGCGCCGCCGACACCGTCACCGACGTGTCGTACTTCGGCACGATGATGGTGCACCTGGGCCTGGCCGACGGCATGGTCTCGGGCGCCTCGCACACCACGGCGCACACCATCCGGCCGGCGTTCGAGATCATCAAGACCAAGCCGGGCGTCTCGGTCGTCTCGAGCGTGTTCCTGATGGCGCTCGCCGACCGCGTGCTCGTCTACGGCGACTGCGCCGTGATCCCCGACCCCACGAGCGAACAGCTCGCCGACATCGCGGTGTCGTCCGCGGCGACGGCGTCGCAGTTCGGCATCGAACCGCGCGTGGCGATGCTGTCCTACTCGACAGGCGAGTCGGGTACCGGTGCCGACGTGGAGAAGGTGCGGGCGGCCACCGTGCTCGTGCGCGAGCGCGCGCCGCAGCTTCCGGTGGAGGGACCGATCCAGTACGACGCGGCAACCGACGCCGCCGTGGCATCCAAGAAGATGCCCGGCTCCAGCGTCGCCGGCCGGGCGACGGTGTTCGTCTTCCCCGACCTGAACACCGGGAACAACACCTACAAAGCTGTGCAGCGCTCGGCCGGCGCCATCGCCATCGGCCCGGTGCTGCAGGGGCTCAACAAGCCCATCAATGATCTGTCGCGCGGCGCACTCGTCGACGACATCATCAACACGATCGCCATCACTGCGATCCAAGCGCAGGGAGAGGCAACCGCATGA
- a CDS encoding dihydrofolate reductase family protein — MGSVIYSVASSLDGYHTDLQGDFSWTVPDDEVIAALTADAASVSTYLYGRRMYETMAVWETEPSAAAQSPESAAYAHTWKRARKVVFSSTLGAVWTKRTRLEHTLTAEAIERAKAESHGDLTIEGPTIAKSALHMELVDVVELLLCPVVLGGGMRVFPEGLWLGLRLVRERAFGNGMVQITYERSRS; from the coding sequence ATGGGTAGCGTCATCTACTCCGTCGCCTCCTCGCTCGACGGCTATCACACCGATCTGCAGGGCGATTTCAGTTGGACCGTCCCCGACGACGAGGTGATCGCCGCACTCACGGCGGACGCGGCATCCGTCAGCACCTACCTCTACGGGCGCCGCATGTACGAGACGATGGCGGTGTGGGAGACGGAGCCGTCCGCCGCCGCGCAATCGCCGGAGTCGGCCGCGTACGCCCACACCTGGAAGCGCGCCCGCAAGGTCGTGTTCTCCTCGACGCTGGGAGCGGTGTGGACCAAGCGCACGCGGCTGGAGCACACCCTCACCGCCGAGGCGATCGAGCGGGCCAAGGCCGAGTCGCACGGGGACCTGACCATCGAGGGGCCGACCATCGCCAAGAGCGCGCTGCACATGGAACTGGTCGACGTGGTGGAGTTGCTGCTGTGCCCCGTCGTCCTCGGGGGCGGCATGCGCGTGTTCCCGGAAGGACTGTGGCTGGGGCTGCGCCTGGTACGCGAACGGGCGTTCGGCAACGGCATGGTGCAGATCACTTACGAGCGCAGTCGCTCCTGA
- a CDS encoding AAA family ATPase, translating into MSDQSVEPITAETFARSTTAIIDSVTRVIDGKPDAVRSALMCLLAEGHLLIEDVPGVGKTMLARALAASVDATVRRIQFTPDLLPGDVTGVSVFNPVDREFEFKRGAIFAHIVIADEINRSSPKTQSALLEAMEEHQVTVDGESHPLPEPFLVVATQNPLEMEGTYALPEAQRDRFMMRISMGYPDAASEKLMLRQRDSVNPLLAITPVVDATRIRELIAWARSVHLSPAVEEYAVALAQATRTHADLRLGASPRATLQLVRAAKVRAALDARDFVIPDDIAALLVPVFAHRLIATRSAGTARARTTTDAIAAVLTQIAASVRVPLTARA; encoded by the coding sequence ATGAGCGACCAGTCCGTCGAGCCGATCACCGCAGAGACATTCGCCCGGTCGACCACAGCGATCATCGATTCGGTCACCCGCGTGATCGACGGCAAGCCGGATGCCGTGCGGTCGGCGCTGATGTGCCTGCTGGCCGAGGGGCACCTGCTGATCGAGGACGTGCCCGGCGTGGGCAAGACGATGCTCGCCAGGGCACTGGCGGCATCGGTGGATGCCACCGTGCGCCGCATCCAGTTCACCCCCGATCTGCTGCCGGGGGACGTGACCGGCGTGTCGGTGTTCAACCCGGTCGACCGCGAGTTCGAGTTCAAGCGCGGCGCGATCTTCGCGCACATCGTCATCGCCGACGAGATCAACCGCTCCTCCCCCAAGACGCAGTCGGCGCTGCTGGAGGCGATGGAGGAGCACCAGGTCACCGTCGACGGCGAGTCGCATCCGCTGCCGGAGCCGTTCCTGGTGGTGGCCACCCAGAACCCGCTCGAGATGGAGGGCACCTACGCCCTCCCCGAGGCGCAGCGCGACCGGTTCATGATGCGCATCTCGATGGGATACCCCGATGCCGCCAGCGAAAAGCTCATGCTGCGCCAGCGCGACTCGGTCAATCCGCTGTTGGCCATCACGCCCGTCGTCGACGCCACCCGCATCCGCGAGCTGATCGCGTGGGCGCGCAGCGTGCACCTGTCCCCCGCCGTCGAGGAGTACGCCGTCGCGCTCGCGCAGGCCACCCGCACGCACGCGGACCTGCGGTTGGGGGCGAGCCCCCGCGCGACGCTGCAGCTGGTGCGGGCCGCGAAGGTGCGCGCCGCCCTGGACGCCCGCGACTTCGTCATCCCCGACGACATCGCCGCCCTGCTCGTCCCGGTGTTCGCGCACCGTCTCATCGCCACCCGCAGCGCCGGCACAGCCCGCGCCCGCACGACCACCGACGCGATCGCCGCGGTGCTGACGCAGATCGCGGCATCCGTGCGGGTGCCGCTCACCGCCCGCGCGTGA
- a CDS encoding DUF58 domain-containing protein: MGRLWPLTIRGTGAVLLGLVCLIVAADRGLVELLYVAMLLFAVVGAALFTLFAVRRADGLTRTVEPDVLAVGREGRVTVRVSVRAALASGPGAWRDTLSPGLAWSGPEADSDSETDGAGRGFGFARPDGRARAEGSARGVFPALDSGLRGEAHTVDVDYRVRGIRRGMHTLGPLTVSSTDPFGLVRRTHVLSTRTTVIVAPEIVDLPALSDLPGEAGGTRHAATNELGQGTDNLIPRAYVPGDSRRRIHWRASAHRDELMVRQEEQESTPSATVVIDLSTPRFTVAAMRGPGLDPGFEAAVSACVSAVARLVREGYTVAVIDSDGHALADPIEGGDMAAVEILANDFATLLTRRDDRLPQLVPLFAGAIGGPVVVIVGHFDETDAATLAPVAHHTSLPVLLAVAPIADALPQAVASGWHVAAIGPAADLAAAWAGAVERGAGHVVA; encoded by the coding sequence GTGGGACGCCTGTGGCCGCTGACGATCCGGGGCACCGGCGCGGTGCTGCTGGGCCTGGTGTGCCTGATCGTCGCCGCCGACCGCGGGCTGGTCGAGCTGCTGTACGTGGCGATGCTGCTGTTCGCGGTGGTAGGGGCGGCCCTGTTCACGCTTTTCGCGGTGCGGCGGGCTGACGGTCTCACCCGCACCGTGGAGCCGGACGTGCTCGCCGTCGGACGGGAAGGCCGGGTCACGGTGCGGGTGTCGGTGCGCGCCGCGCTCGCCTCGGGGCCCGGCGCCTGGCGCGACACCCTGTCGCCGGGGCTGGCGTGGAGCGGCCCGGAGGCGGATTCCGACAGCGAGACGGACGGCGCGGGGCGCGGCTTCGGCTTCGCGCGCCCGGATGGGCGCGCCCGCGCCGAGGGTTCTGCCCGCGGCGTGTTTCCCGCACTCGATTCCGGACTGCGCGGCGAAGCGCACACCGTCGACGTGGACTACCGGGTGCGCGGCATCCGTCGGGGCATGCACACGCTCGGCCCGCTCACGGTGTCCTCGACCGATCCGTTCGGGCTGGTGCGGCGCACTCACGTGCTCAGCACCCGCACCACCGTGATCGTCGCACCCGAGATCGTCGACCTTCCCGCGCTGAGCGACCTGCCGGGCGAGGCGGGCGGCACCAGACACGCCGCGACCAACGAGCTCGGGCAGGGCACCGACAACCTCATTCCCCGCGCGTATGTGCCAGGCGACTCCCGCCGCCGCATCCACTGGCGCGCCAGCGCACACCGTGATGAGCTGATGGTGCGTCAAGAGGAGCAGGAGTCCACACCGTCCGCCACCGTCGTGATCGATCTGTCCACGCCCCGGTTCACCGTCGCCGCGATGCGCGGGCCGGGCCTGGACCCCGGCTTCGAAGCGGCCGTCAGTGCGTGCGTGTCGGCGGTTGCCCGGTTGGTGCGGGAGGGGTATACCGTCGCGGTGATCGACTCCGACGGGCATGCCCTCGCCGACCCCATCGAGGGCGGCGACATGGCGGCGGTCGAGATCCTCGCCAACGACTTCGCCACCCTCCTCACCCGCCGCGACGACCGCCTCCCGCAGCTGGTGCCGCTGTTCGCCGGGGCGATCGGCGGGCCGGTGGTCGTGATCGTCGGGCACTTCGATGAGACGGATGCCGCGACGCTCGCCCCCGTCGCGCATCACACGTCGCTGCCCGTGCTGCTCGCCGTCGCCCCCATCGCCGACGCGCTGCCGCAGGCCGTGGCATCCGGCTGGCATGTCGCCGCGATCGGGCCGGCCGCCGACCTCGCCGCCGCCTGGGCGGGGGCCGTGGAACGGGGGGCCGGTCATGTGGTCGCCTGA